The window CTGAAATTAAAATTGATATTCTATTTATTGATCTTGAAACACCCAATACGGCTGGGATAGACCTTATAAAAAAGATCCGTGATAGGGTAAATTTTATCGTACTGGTAAGCTCACATCTAAAGGTTGCCGTAGAAGGTTATAATCTCAAAGTGGATCACTTCTTACTCAAGCCATTTAACTTTGAGGCATCTCGAAGGATTATTGGCCTGCTCTCAGAAAAAATAATCTCTGAAACGCCATCAATTAATATTAAACAGGAAAAGGAATACACAAGAATACCTATAGATGATATTATTGCAGTCGAAGCAGCACTGAACTATGTGAAGATACATACTAAATATCGTGTATTTATAATTTATAACAGTATGAGGCGTACTGAGAACGAATTAAGCCCTTATGTCGACTTAATCAGAATCAGTAAGTCTTTTATTATTTCAAAGAGCCATATTCGGAAAATCGTGGGAAGACAGATTTTCTTAGAAAATGAAATCAAGGTAACCATAGGAAGTACCTATAAAATGAGTTTAACTAGGATACTTAAAGATTTACCCACTTTTCAGAAAGATTAAGATTATCTGCATCCATCAATTAATTCTGATTAAGTGCCAACCATTTACTCTTATTCACCTTACCTAGCTACCTATAGCACTAGATGGGTAAAGGGTTATTTTTGCGATCAGTTTCAATAAAATCAATTAAATAGACGAACTGATCTTTAAAGGTACTGCCTGGATTTAATTGAATTAAGTTTTTTAAAAAGATAGTTTTCCCTTCTATTCTTTCTATGTAATTTTTAGCGATAATAAAAGATCTGTTAATCCGAATGAAGTTATTGTTGTTTTTCAGCTCACTTTCGATTTCAGATAGTTTGTAGTAAGAGATGTAGATCTTTTTAATGGTATGAATCTTAACATAATTTGACGCTCCCTCAAAAGCAATAACATCTCCCAGATTTACTTTCTCGATTTTTTTTCCTTCCTTGACATTTAAATATGAATTCTCTCCAGTACAAATTTTATTGACCAAAGACTCGAAAGTTTTGAATGTGAAGGGTTTTTCAAGAAAACACTGTGCTTTAATATCATAGCCAGTAATGGCATATTGTAAATGACCACTAACCAATATTAGGTTTCTTATTTTGTGTCTTATAGATTTTGCCAATTCGATTCCGGATAAGTCAGGCATTTCAACGTCTGTAAACAAAAAATCTAATGGTGAATCTAAGGTGTTTATAGCTTGTAGAGCAACCGTAGCACAATTATATGAGTTTATGATAATCAGATCTGGCATTAAACTTATATACTCGACAATCTGCTCAATAGAGCACGGATCATCATCAACAATAATACAGGAGAGTTTCATTAATTCGAGAGGTTTAAATTTAGAAATACAAGTTAAATAAAATTGATTGAAATCAGATTAAGTGGGATGAATAAATTTGATTAGTTCGCATAAAAAATCTACACATTGGTATAAAAAACAAAAAAAAGGTAATATTTTTTTTCACTTTCATTTCTAGAATAGCGCATTGGAAATGACTAAATTTTCCAGCGCCCTGGAAAATAAGACAATCTTAACCAAATTACTATCATGATTTTTTTTGCTTCTAAAAAGCCTAATTTGGATGCCATTGCATGCAAGCTGCTCAAAAAACTAAAGGTAAATAGCAAAACTATTGAAGGTAAACTTCAAGAGCATCCAGAATATCCTAGTATACTGTCTCTAAATGATTGTCTAACCGAACTTAAGGTCGCAAATCAAACTCTGCGTATAAATAAAGAAAATTATAAGCCTGAAGATTTGATGTTCCCTTTTGTAACTCATTTTAATATCGGAGAGGGGAAATTTGTTCTAGTAAACGCAATTGAAAATGGAAAGGTAGATTTATCTGATGATCAGCAGGATAATATAGAGATAAGCGAAGAAGATTTTTTAAAATACTGGACGGGCATATCTTTATTCTCTGAAGTGGATGAAATGAGCGGGGAAAAAAACTATACTCAAAATCGATTTAAATATCTCTTGCTAGATACTATATTACCCCTAGGATTTTTTCTATCACTAACCATGTTTTCTTTGTTGGTGACAGCACATGCGTTCTCTTGGGGTTACTTCTGCCTAGCACTGATAAAACTTATTGGATTGGGTATAACTACGTTACTATTGATTCAGGGCATCAATGCCAATAATCCCCTTATCCAGAGTCTATGTAACTTTGCTGGTAAAAATAACTGTGTTACTATACTGAAGTCTGATGCTGCAAGGATTACTTCTTGGCTTAGCTGGAGTGAGGTTGGTTTTTTTTATTTTGCAGGCTCATTATTATCTCTATTACTTTTGTACTCATCTCTAGCCCTGTTAGTCTGGCTCAATCTTTTTTCTTTACCATATACCATCTATTCAGTTACTTATCAATACAAAGTCAAAAACTGGTGCATATTATGTTGTTCTGTTCAGGTTTTACTTTGGTTGGAGCTTCTAAGCAATATTATATTTGAATCTGGTCAGCCTAACTTTAATCTCTCATTATTTTCCTTGTCCTTTAGAGAGTATCTAATTCTAGGAATATCATTTCTTACGCCAGTATTCCTTTGGGCATTTCTAAAGCCATATTTTTTAAATACAGCTAAACTTAGGCTGGTACAGCAGCAGCTAAAGAAATTTAAATATAATGTAGATCTGTTTAAACAGGTGTTGACAAATCAGCGACATTATATTATCGGGGATGATGTAATGCCGATTATCCTAGGCAATCCAGAGGCTGAGACCGTTATCACAATGGTAAGTAATCCTTTTTGTGAACCATGCGGAAAAGCCCATCAAGTTATCGATGAATGGTTGGCAACCAGAGATGACATCCAGTTAAAGGTCGTATTTACCACATCAAATGACAACAATGATCGTGGAACAAGGGTAGCAAGACATGTGAGTGCTCTAAGTCTACTATTAGATAAAACAATCGCAGAAAAAGCACTAAAGGACTGGTATAAACACGACACTAAGAAATATGAAGATTGGGCAAAAAAATATCCTGTAAGTTTTAATGGCGAAATTTCCTCTATAGAGGAAAAACAAAGAGCATGGTGCGCAATGGCAGAAATAACCTTCACTCCAACCATTTTTATAAATGGGTATAAACTACCTGAGCCGTACCGATTAGAGGATGTAAGTTATTTAACCTCTTAAAATTAATGAATAACACTTAACCAATATTTTGTTAACGAAGAAATGAAAAGTCTAAATCTGAACATAAACATCTGCTTAGCAGACACATTGTTTTAAAAGAAAAAGGGGCAGCTTGATTGCAACCGAAACTGCCCCATAACGAGTACTGGCGTATACCAGCACCGCTTAAGTTACCCTTGCGTGAAAGGGCAACAAACTTAAAAAACAAATTTAAACTTAAAACAATGAAAAAGTTAAAATTGAATCAAACAAACTTTGCTGGCGCAGAAGTATTGAGCAGGGCACAATTGAAAAATGTAATGGGCGGTACAGGAAGCTGTGGGGTTAAAGTTAATGGAACCTGGTGTACGGTATCTGGTGGTGCTTCCACAGCTGAAGGTATGCTAGGAACAACCCAAACCTGCAATGGCGGAGAAATTTCAGGTACTGTAACAAACTGGTGCTGTGATAGTTGTTACTGGAATTAAATGATAACTTGTTTTCAAAGCGGGCATTCTGAATGTTTGCTTTGAAAACATTTATTTAAACATATGAAATACATAACGATAATTTTTGCATCATTACTTATTTTTTGTTCTAAAAGAGTTGCAGGTAGATCTTCCGATTTCATGATTCGGCAGGAAGGTATTACCTTAATTTTCCAGAAAGATCAGAATCGAGGGCGAAACGCTTCGAAGAAAAACATTATTAGCTATTATGACGAAAAGTTGATTAAAAAAGAAGTAATTGTCGAAAATGAACAAAAGAATGATACGATATTGATTGCAACCGGAAAAAAAATTCTTCCTGTGGATATATCCTTTAATAATGTTACGTTCAATTATTACCTAAAACAGAGTGATAAGATCACATTTCAAATCATAAATGGTATCCTCTTTGGGAAATCAGCATTAGCGCATAATAAGAGCTTAGATATAAATTATACAGTCGCCTACAGCCAATTCAACAACGAGTTACTTGAAAAAAAAGCGCCCCCCTCAGTTGAGTCAAATTCCCTATCTCCAAAACTGTTGTTTGAGAAAATTGTCAAAAAACATACTGCCGAAATCAAGTTTATAGACTCCCTGGTAAGCAACGGTCTTATCTCAGAAGAAATCTCAAAGCAATACCTTAAGCAATCTCAATATAAATACATAGGCACAATTTTTACCAATAAGACCTTAAGCCCTTATGTTGAACAGTCGGATTTTTCAAAGAGCATTGTTGCTATTCTCAATGACGATACTGCGCTTGGGACAAGCTATTTTGATACATTTTTAATCTGGAAATACCTATGGAGTGATGAGCTAGGTATTGAAAGAATAAGAAATGCGAGCAGTATTAGGTTAAACTACGTTCAGGCATATGAAAAAGTAAAAAAAAGTATGCCAAACGAGTTCGTGAGAGACTATCTTTTATTCCGTATATTGGAGTTGGTCCAGGACGAAGGAAAGTCAGCCGATTTCAACAAACTCCTAGCTCAGCTCAAGCTAGATGTCAAAAACATGACCTATTATAACCATCTTGTAGCAGAGCATGAAGAAAATGAAGATTTTCTAAAGGGAGTGTCAATTGTTTCGGACCTGTCAAAGAACCGGCAATTAGAATATGAAAAAATCATTAATGAACTCAAGGGAAATGTAGTCTATGTTGATCTTTGGGCAAGTTGGTGTGTGCCCTGTAGAAAGGCATTTCCAGCCTCTAATAAACTACGTATGGCCTTTAAGGACAAAAAAGTAAAATTCCTCTATATATCCATTGACAGTAAATACACAGACTGGAAAAAAGCGAACCAAGAGGAAAATCTTTCTTCTTACAAATACAGCCTGATACTGACCAATGCAAAGACTAGTTTACTAGTGAAACAGATCTCGTTAAAAATGATACCCCGGTATTTAATATATAACAAAAAAGGAGAACTTATCTACAAAAATGCTCCTGCTCCCGATGATAGAGAACTGTCCAATATTCTGAAAAAGTATGCTTCTGAATAGGATATCTGTGTCTATTGTAATCGACAAAATTATTAATCTAAATTAAGGCAACAAATGGAAAGTCATGAAAGAACTGTGTTCTGTGCAAACGTAATTAATCTTCCACATAGGGTTGATCGTTATTCACATGTTAAAAGAGAGTTTGAAAGCAGACCAGAATATACTGTTAATTTGGTTGCTGCTATCTCACATCAGATTGGAGCATCAGGTCTCTGGCAAACAATCAAACAGATTATCCGGTCCGGACAAGAGAGGTCAGCAGAATATGTAATTATCTGTGAGGATGACCACCAGTTCACACCAAAATATGACAAAAAACAGCTCGAAAGGTTGATTTCTGAGGCAAAGAAACTGCAAGCTGATATTCTGCTGGGTGGGATCAGCTGGTGCCGAAGTGCTTTGCAGGTTTCAAAGGATCTATTTTGGGTTGATAAATTTTCAGGCTTACAATTTACAGTGATCTTTCGTAAGTTTTATGACACCATATTAAATGCGGAGTTTAAAGATGGCGATGCTTCCGATTACAAAATCTCTGAATTGAGTGACAATAAATTGGTTATTTTCCCATTTATCTCTATCCAAAAAGAATTTGGCTATTCTGATGTAACCATCTCGAACGATACAATAGGTTTTGTAAGTGACCTGTTCAAAAATACTGCTTTAATACTAGATCAGTTAATAAGGGTTAGAGCATTTTATCAAGCGTTACCAAATATCAATTTTAGCCATACGGATTTGCAATTAAATGAAATTTTACTCCCTACCTATATTATTAATCTACCTGAGCGGGAAGAAAGGCTCAGTCATATCAAAACACAATTTTCTGAAAGAAATGAGTTCGAGACGACTATAGTAGAAGCTTGTCGACATACCACTGGCGCTATAGGGCTTTGGAAAAGCATTATCAAAGTGATTAAATTGGCGATAGAGAATGAGGATGATGTAATCGTAATTTGTGAAGATGATCATGAATTCACCAAAGAATATTCAAAAGAGTTCCTAATCAAAAACATTATCGAAGCAGGTGAACAAGGAGCAGACATCCTCTCAGGGGGAGCAGGCAGCTTTGGGCAGGCAATGCCCATAACAGCCGAAAGGTATTGGATAAACCCAATTTTCTCGACTCAGTTTATTGTAATCTACTCTAAGTTCTTTAAAAAGATATTAGATTATAAGTTTAAAAAGACTGATACTGCCGATGGTGTTTTCTCCTTATTGACTAGCCACAAAATGTTACTTTTCCCATATATTTCTATTCAAAGGGATTTTGGATATTCAGACATCACTCAGATACACAATGAGATACCAGGGCTTGTTAGCAATATGTTCAATGAAAGCCAAAACTTTCTGAGAAATATTAAGGCTGCTTATCTACGACAGTAAAAATATGGACTCTCATAATAGACCTCATTTCCTACTAGATCCCAACATGACATTTGAGCGGACTTTTTTCGATATCGACTGATGTGGGTTTGCAACTTAGGTCTATTTATCAGATTTCTTTGATAGGCATGCTGGGAGCAAATGATCACTTGTTAATTATTTACTTAGGAAAGTACTGTACAGCTTATAAGTAGGCACTGTTCCTATAAAAAAATCATCTATAGCAATACTGCTGGGTAATTACCCTTAGAAAGAACATTTATTATGAATTTAAGAATACTTATTTCTGTTGTTCTACCAGTGTATAATGGCCAGGATTATATTAAAAAAGCCATCGACAGTATACTCAACCAGACCTTTGATAATTTTGAACTGATCATCATTGATGATTGCTCGACTGACAATACTGTTTCTATTATTGAACAGTTTAAAGATAAAAGAATACGCTTGATCCGAAATCCGACAAACAAAGGCAATTACGCATGTCGAAATATAGGCAATAGCATATCAAAGGGGAAATATATTGCTGTAATGGATGCAGATGATATATCCTTGCCTAATAGATTACAAGTTCAGTATAATTACTTGGAACGATATCTCAAACTGGGACTTGTA is drawn from Pedobacter sp. HDW13 and contains these coding sequences:
- a CDS encoding LytTR family DNA-binding domain-containing protein encodes the protein MKLSCIILDGELFASQQLAKYLAKMPIIGKVKIYINPHLAIVDIIKSEIKIDILFIDLETPNTAGIDLIKKIRDRVNFIVLVSSHLKVAVEGYNLKVDHFLLKPFNFEASRRIIGLLSEKIISETPSINIKQEKEYTRIPIDDIIAVEAALNYVKIHTKYRVFIIYNSMRRTENELSPYVDLIRISKSFIISKSHIRKIVGRQIFLENEIKVTIGSTYKMSLTRILKDLPTFQKD
- a CDS encoding LytTR family DNA-binding domain-containing protein; amino-acid sequence: MKLSCIIVDDDPCSIEQIVEYISLMPDLIIINSYNCATVALQAINTLDSPLDFLFTDVEMPDLSGIELAKSIRHKIRNLILVSGHLQYAITGYDIKAQCFLEKPFTFKTFESLVNKICTGENSYLNVKEGKKIEKVNLGDVIAFEGASNYVKIHTIKKIYISYYKLSEIESELKNNNNFIRINRSFIIAKNYIERIEGKTIFLKNLIQLNPGSTFKDQFVYLIDFIETDRKNNPLPI
- a CDS encoding cysteine peptidase family C39 domain-containing protein yields the protein MIFFASKKPNLDAIACKLLKKLKVNSKTIEGKLQEHPEYPSILSLNDCLTELKVANQTLRINKENYKPEDLMFPFVTHFNIGEGKFVLVNAIENGKVDLSDDQQDNIEISEEDFLKYWTGISLFSEVDEMSGEKNYTQNRFKYLLLDTILPLGFFLSLTMFSLLVTAHAFSWGYFCLALIKLIGLGITTLLLIQGINANNPLIQSLCNFAGKNNCVTILKSDAARITSWLSWSEVGFFYFAGSLLSLLLLYSSLALLVWLNLFSLPYTIYSVTYQYKVKNWCILCCSVQVLLWLELLSNIIFESGQPNFNLSLFSLSFREYLILGISFLTPVFLWAFLKPYFLNTAKLRLVQQQLKKFKYNVDLFKQVLTNQRHYIIGDDVMPIILGNPEAETVITMVSNPFCEPCGKAHQVIDEWLATRDDIQLKVVFTTSNDNNDRGTRVARHVSALSLLLDKTIAEKALKDWYKHDTKKYEDWAKKYPVSFNGEISSIEEKQRAWCAMAEITFTPTIFINGYKLPEPYRLEDVSYLTS
- a CDS encoding TlpA disulfide reductase family protein, with the protein product MKYITIIFASLLIFCSKRVAGRSSDFMIRQEGITLIFQKDQNRGRNASKKNIISYYDEKLIKKEVIVENEQKNDTILIATGKKILPVDISFNNVTFNYYLKQSDKITFQIINGILFGKSALAHNKSLDINYTVAYSQFNNELLEKKAPPSVESNSLSPKLLFEKIVKKHTAEIKFIDSLVSNGLISEEISKQYLKQSQYKYIGTIFTNKTLSPYVEQSDFSKSIVAILNDDTALGTSYFDTFLIWKYLWSDELGIERIRNASSIRLNYVQAYEKVKKSMPNEFVRDYLLFRILELVQDEGKSADFNKLLAQLKLDVKNMTYYNHLVAEHEENEDFLKGVSIVSDLSKNRQLEYEKIINELKGNVVYVDLWASWCVPCRKAFPASNKLRMAFKDKKVKFLYISIDSKYTDWKKANQEENLSSYKYSLILTNAKTSLLVKQISLKMIPRYLIYNKKGELIYKNAPAPDDRELSNILKKYASE